The following coding sequences lie in one Nodularia sp. LEGE 06071 genomic window:
- a CDS encoding AAA family ATPase — protein MKLVSADVTNFRSIEDSNKFEIGDLTCLVGKNEAGKTAILQAFYGINPFASFIYDRTRDYPRRHLSRFDDRHTDGYSKVIETHWILSSADIKLVSDIYGTDALKNDKITISRYIGYSKQHWSIPCDEIACLDHLISELDLDEAEKNSLKNAKNGKEALSILNGLSQRSDKLEELLATLSELKDGSFHSDMIEILSPNMPKFFYTSHFDRMSGEISINQIETDIQGNTVSPSDQIFLDFLEYAGTSIDELKGVSKHEDLKAKCEGASNEITDEIFQFWSQNDALKVVIDIAEGKAGDKHPFNSGTIVKIRIENSNHRVTVPLSERSAGFVWFFSFLSQFKQLKKTTGNAIILLDEPGLTLHGKAQSDLLRYIEERLLPEHQVIFTTHSPFMVPAERMADVRIVEDVIKYEGRKSTVLGTKVSSDALFVDKDTLFPLQAALGYEITQSLFIGKDTLLVEGPSDILYLQAFSTALKNRKREGLDSRWTICPSGGIDKISPFASLFGANKLNIAVLCDLASGDKSKIEKLRKSQVLKASQLFTAADFTGKSESDIEDFLHPELFVRLLNSAYSLSEKNILSVAKLDAALNTERIVKKAEAVFRLMTQDVPEFDHFYPSDWLIRNPAFLVDSPELDETLNSFEEAFQVINKVLQ, from the coding sequence ATGAAGCTTGTTAGTGCGGATGTCACAAATTTTAGGTCTATTGAGGATAGTAATAAATTTGAAATCGGGGATCTGACTTGCCTAGTTGGGAAGAACGAAGCAGGTAAAACTGCTATCCTTCAGGCCTTTTACGGCATTAATCCGTTTGCATCTTTTATTTACGATAGAACTCGTGACTATCCTCGTCGTCACCTTAGTCGTTTTGATGATCGACATACAGATGGTTACTCCAAAGTCATCGAAACACATTGGATTCTATCGTCTGCAGATATAAAACTCGTAAGTGACATTTATGGGACAGACGCGCTGAAAAACGATAAAATTACCATCTCTAGATACATTGGCTACAGTAAACAACACTGGAGTATTCCTTGTGATGAAATAGCCTGTCTAGATCACTTAATTAGTGAATTAGATTTGGATGAAGCAGAAAAAAATTCCTTAAAGAATGCCAAAAATGGAAAAGAAGCCCTTTCGATATTGAATGGGCTTTCTCAGCGTTCAGATAAGCTCGAAGAGTTACTCGCAACTTTAAGCGAATTAAAGGATGGTAGCTTTCATTCGGACATGATAGAAATTCTTTCTCCGAATATGCCAAAATTCTTTTATACATCGCATTTTGATCGAATGTCTGGAGAGATTTCAATTAATCAGATTGAGACTGATATTCAAGGAAATACGGTGAGTCCATCTGATCAAATATTTCTGGATTTTCTTGAGTACGCTGGCACTTCTATTGATGAGTTAAAGGGAGTGTCAAAGCACGAAGATTTGAAGGCGAAGTGTGAAGGAGCTTCAAACGAAATAACGGATGAAATATTTCAATTCTGGAGCCAGAACGACGCGCTAAAGGTGGTAATTGATATAGCCGAAGGCAAAGCTGGAGACAAGCATCCATTCAACTCTGGAACTATTGTCAAAATTCGTATTGAAAACAGCAATCATCGCGTGACTGTACCACTTTCTGAACGAAGTGCTGGCTTTGTATGGTTCTTTTCCTTCCTATCGCAGTTCAAACAACTTAAAAAGACTACGGGTAATGCCATTATACTACTGGATGAGCCAGGATTAACTCTACACGGAAAAGCTCAATCTGATTTGCTACGTTACATCGAGGAAAGGCTTCTTCCTGAGCATCAGGTAATTTTTACAACACATTCCCCGTTTATGGTACCTGCGGAGCGTATGGCAGATGTTCGGATTGTTGAAGATGTAATCAAGTATGAAGGCAGAAAGTCAACCGTACTAGGTACTAAAGTTTCTTCTGATGCATTATTCGTTGATAAAGATACGCTATTCCCGCTACAGGCTGCACTTGGATACGAAATCACCCAGTCACTTTTTATCGGTAAAGATACGCTGCTTGTCGAAGGACCTTCAGACATTCTTTATCTTCAAGCATTCTCTACAGCTTTAAAGAATCGCAAACGTGAAGGCTTAGATTCACGCTGGACAATATGCCCTTCTGGTGGGATAGATAAAATATCACCATTCGCCTCTTTATTTGGTGCGAACAAGTTGAATATTGCAGTATTATGTGATCTTGCATCTGGAGATAAAAGCAAGATAGAGAAACTAAGGAAAAGCCAAGTTCTGAAGGCAAGTCAACTATTTACAGCAGCAGATTTTACTGGTAAATCAGAGAGTGATATTGAAGACTTTCTACATCCAGAACTCTTTGTCAGACTACTAAACAGTGCCTATAGTCTTTCTGAGAAAAACATTCTTAGTGTTGCGAAGTTGGATGCGGCGTTAAATACAGAGCGCATTGTCAAAAAAGCTGAGGCTGTTTTCAGATTGATGACTCAGGATGTGCCAGAGTTTGATCATTTCTATCCCTCCGATTGGTTAATACGCAACCCAGCATTCTTGGTTGATAGCCCTGAACTTGATGAGACACTGAATTCTTTTGAAGAAGCGTTTCAAGTGATCAACAAAGTGTTGCAATAA
- the ureE gene encoding urease accessory protein UreE, which produces MLTLTQRQPSNPDVAVTFTLALTAEERTRSRHRFETEDGKVVFLRLPRGTSLRDGDILQDETNSSLIRITAKPETVLTVFAQTPLLLMRAAYHLGNRHVPVEITSSYLRLLPDSVLRTMLEQLGLEITEETLPFQPELGAYGHHHPH; this is translated from the coding sequence ATGCTGACTTTAACCCAACGTCAACCGTCTAACCCTGATGTTGCCGTCACTTTCACCCTAGCACTCACAGCAGAAGAACGCACCCGCAGTCGTCATCGCTTTGAAACGGAAGATGGCAAAGTTGTATTTTTGCGTTTACCCAGAGGAACATCACTGCGAGATGGTGATATTTTACAAGACGAAACTAATAGCAGTTTAATTAGGATTACTGCCAAACCAGAAACAGTGTTAACAGTTTTTGCTCAAACACCGCTTTTATTAATGCGCGCAGCATACCATTTGGGAAATCGCCATGTACCCGTAGAAATTACCTCTAGCTATTTACGCTTATTACCAGATTCAGTTTTACGCACAATGCTAGAACAACTTGGACTAGAAATTACAGAGGAAACCTTACCATTTCAGCCAGAATTAGGCGCTTATGGACACCATCACCCTCACTGA
- the ureG gene encoding urease accessory protein UreG — MSALRVGVAGPVGSGKTALVDALCKALREKYQIAVVTNDIYTQEDAQFLVRSQALTSDRILGVETGGCPHTAIREDASMNLAAIEQLENQFIDLDLVFLESGGDNLAATFSPELVDLTIYVIDVAAGDKIPRKGGPGITKSDLLVINKIDLAPYVGADLEVMKRDTQKMRGDKPFIFTNLKTQSGLADVIKFVALHI, encoded by the coding sequence ATGAGTGCATTGCGTGTTGGAGTGGCTGGCCCGGTGGGTTCGGGAAAGACGGCTTTAGTTGATGCTTTGTGTAAAGCCTTACGTGAAAAGTATCAAATTGCTGTGGTGACAAATGATATTTATACCCAAGAGGACGCTCAATTTTTGGTACGTTCTCAAGCCTTGACAAGCGATCGCATTTTGGGAGTGGAAACTGGCGGTTGTCCCCACACAGCGATTCGCGAAGATGCTTCGATGAATTTGGCTGCTATTGAACAATTAGAAAACCAATTTATTGATTTAGATTTAGTATTTTTGGAAAGTGGAGGCGATAACCTAGCAGCTACTTTTAGTCCCGAATTAGTAGATTTAACAATTTATGTCATTGATGTTGCAGCAGGTGATAAAATTCCCCGCAAAGGTGGCCCCGGTATTACTAAATCTGATTTATTAGTGATTAATAAAATTGACCTTGCACCCTATGTAGGAGCAGATTTAGAGGTAATGAAAAGAGATACTCAGAAAATGCGCGGTGATAAGCCTTTTATTTTCACCAATTTAAAGACTCAATCAGGGTTAGCAGATGTCATTAAATTTGTAGCTTTACATATATAG
- the rplT gene encoding 50S ribosomal protein L20, producing MTRVKRGNVARKRRNKILKLAKGFRGSHSTLFRTANQQVMKALRSSYRDRKKKKRDFRRLWIARINAASRQHGLSYSQLIGNLKKADIQLNRKMLAQLAVLDPACFGKVAELALQAKG from the coding sequence ATGACCAGAGTAAAGCGCGGTAATGTAGCTCGTAAACGCCGCAATAAAATTCTCAAATTAGCTAAAGGTTTTCGTGGTTCCCATTCAACTTTGTTTAGAACCGCCAACCAACAGGTAATGAAGGCGCTACGGAGTTCCTACCGCGATCGCAAAAAGAAAAAGCGCGATTTTCGTCGTCTGTGGATTGCTCGGATCAATGCGGCTTCCAGGCAACATGGTTTGAGTTACAGTCAGTTGATCGGCAATCTGAAAAAAGCTGATATCCAACTAAATCGCAAAATGTTGGCACAATTGGCAGTTCTCGATCCAGCTTGTTTCGGCAAGGTTGCGGAATTGGCACTTCAAGCTAAAGGATAA
- a CDS encoding urease accessory protein UreF: MDTITLTDANFLYILQLASPSLPVGAYSYSEGLEMLVEKGIISDQASLKHWLEAELHYGAIRLDAAVMVRSTKSATIGDISGLCRWNMWLSAARETQELRASSWQMGRSLTQLLGKLQPEIMPLVNAVGNPCNYAIAFGIAVAHWQINIQVALLGYLHSWASNLITAGVKLIPLGQTAGQELLLELQPLISTDVGKILALEDDQLSCCSWGLSLASMQHETQYTRLFRS; this comes from the coding sequence ATGGACACCATCACCCTCACTGATGCCAATTTTTTATACATATTGCAGTTAGCTAGTCCTAGTTTACCTGTGGGAGCATATAGCTATTCTGAAGGCTTAGAAATGCTGGTGGAAAAGGGCATCATTTCTGATCAAGCCAGCCTCAAACATTGGTTAGAGGCAGAACTACATTATGGAGCAATTCGGTTAGATGCGGCGGTGATGGTCAGGTCTACAAAATCGGCAACTATAGGCGATATTTCAGGTTTATGTCGGTGGAATATGTGGTTATCTGCTGCTAGAGAAACCCAAGAATTACGGGCATCTAGTTGGCAGATGGGGCGATCGCTTACCCAATTACTTGGTAAACTACAACCAGAGATTATGCCTTTAGTGAATGCTGTGGGTAATCCTTGCAATTATGCGATCGCTTTTGGTATCGCTGTCGCTCATTGGCAAATCAATATTCAAGTTGCTTTATTGGGATATCTGCATAGTTGGGCAAGTAATTTGATTACGGCGGGAGTGAAACTCATTCCTCTTGGTCAAACAGCAGGACAAGAGCTATTACTAGAGTTACAACCATTAATTAGCACAGATGTAGGGAAAATACTAGCTTTGGAAGATGACCAACTCAGTTGTTGTAGTTGGGGTTTGTCCTTAGCGAGTATGCAGCACGAAACCCAGTATACAAGGTTGTTTAGGAGTTAG
- the rpmI gene encoding 50S ribosomal protein L35, which yields MPKLKTRKAAAKRFRATGTGKIVRRKAFKNHLLEHKSSNKKRSLSKSTLVHERDEDNVRLMLPYL from the coding sequence ATGCCTAAACTCAAGACTCGTAAAGCTGCGGCAAAACGTTTCCGTGCCACTGGTACAGGTAAGATTGTGCGTCGCAAAGCTTTCAAAAACCACCTTTTAGAACACAAGTCTTCTAACAAAAAGCGTAGCTTGTCCAAGTCCACACTTGTACACGAACGTGATGAAGACAACGTGCGTTTGATGCTTCCTTATTTGTAA
- a CDS encoding tetratricopeptide repeat protein, with product MDKNLVTIYLAIFVGLLSFAVVNVFRQIFKTRRRESALSRLRKKLEKEKGTAQEYYELASIYSEKQIFSQAIVLFQKAMKAAEEEEEEDTAPIYNGLGYVYFSQEQYDLAIRQYKEAIKRKPDYVTALNNLGHAYEKKKLTTQALQMYEEALKFAPNNTIAKRRAESLRRLVSV from the coding sequence ATGGATAAAAATTTAGTCACTATTTATCTCGCAATTTTTGTAGGTCTGCTTTCATTCGCTGTTGTGAATGTTTTCCGCCAAATTTTCAAAACTCGTAGGCGTGAAAGTGCCTTGTCAAGGTTACGCAAGAAATTGGAGAAAGAAAAAGGTACTGCTCAAGAATATTACGAGTTAGCCAGTATTTATTCAGAAAAACAAATATTTTCTCAGGCGATAGTACTATTTCAAAAAGCTATGAAAGCTGCTGAAGAAGAAGAGGAAGAAGATACCGCCCCTATTTACAACGGACTAGGGTATGTTTACTTTAGTCAAGAGCAATATGACTTAGCAATTCGTCAATATAAAGAAGCTATAAAACGTAAACCAGACTACGTGACAGCACTAAATAACCTCGGACACGCCTACGAAAAGAAAAAATTAACTACCCAAGCGCTACAAATGTATGAAGAAGCGCTAAAATTTGCCCCCAATAACACCATTGCAAAGCGCCGTGCTGAATCTTTACGACGCTTGGTGTCTGTGTAA
- a CDS encoding transporter substrate-binding domain-containing protein: MKYRYNRWLKINPLHLVLSATIFCLVCFSWGFMASAAEMPEIQRRGYLTIAVKDNLRPLGFKDVGGNLQGLEIDLAKRLALDFLGKADAVKFQPVANRDRLSVVLNNKVDLAIARVTATESRARLVSFSVPYYFDGAVIVTKDASVRQLSDLENRKIAVIKNSSTIAQVRYYVPKAELVGVDSYQQGRSLTESNTVVAFAADASVLSGWVQQYPQYRLLPTKLSTQPLSVVMPKGLQYDQLRRQVNEAIAQYTAEGWLKKRVEYWGLPSESR; this comes from the coding sequence ATGAAGTACCGATATAACAGATGGCTAAAAATTAATCCGTTACATCTGGTATTATCCGCTACTATATTTTGTCTTGTCTGCTTTTCCTGGGGATTTATGGCATCTGCCGCAGAAATGCCCGAAATTCAGCGAAGAGGGTATTTAACTATTGCCGTTAAAGATAACTTACGTCCCTTGGGATTTAAAGATGTTGGCGGTAATTTACAAGGCTTAGAAATTGACTTGGCGAAGCGTCTGGCGTTGGATTTTTTAGGGAAAGCGGATGCTGTCAAATTCCAACCAGTAGCCAACCGCGATCGCTTGTCTGTAGTCTTAAACAATAAAGTTGATTTAGCGATCGCCAGAGTCACAGCCACCGAATCCCGCGCCCGGTTAGTAAGTTTCAGTGTTCCTTACTACTTTGATGGCGCTGTCATAGTCACAAAAGATGCCTCTGTACGTCAGCTAAGTGACTTAGAAAACCGCAAAATAGCCGTAATCAAAAATTCCAGCACAATTGCCCAAGTGCGTTACTATGTGCCAAAAGCCGAGTTAGTTGGAGTTGATTCATATCAACAAGGGCGATCGCTCACAGAAAGTAATACAGTAGTAGCATTTGCTGCCGATGCCAGTGTTCTGAGCGGTTGGGTGCAACAATATCCCCAATATCGGCTTTTACCCACAAAGCTATCAACTCAACCCTTGTCTGTAGTCATGCCCAAAGGATTGCAGTATGATCAGTTAAGAAGACAAGTCAATGAAGCGATCGCTCAATATACAGCAGAAGGTTGGCTCAAAAAACGTGTTGAATATTGGGGCTTACCATCAGAGAGTCGATAA